The genomic segment GACGTGCTGCCATGGTTGCCGGATGAAGAAACTCGTGCAAGGATGGTGATGAGTGTGGTACGCGACGGCCATGGAGGTTTCGCATTTGGTTGCAAGACTGCATGCGTTGTTGTGGTTATTGGCCGTGGAAGAAGATGGTCGCGGCGTGGCAGCGAAGAACTCGTGAAGAAGAAAGGTTGCGCAATGGCGGCTAGGGTTCTGCTAGATTAGGGTTTCTCTGTTAGAGAAGACAAGGCTGACGTGGCAAGAGGCATGATGTGGCATGTTCTGGTTGGTTTATTTGGTGTACAAAGGATTAATGACGTGGCAACTTCTCAATGGTCAGATCTGTGTgtggaggatttggacacgtggcatgatctggtggagtctagcttaggaggggtatgggtagggaaatttaggaggtgtatttagaatagggttattgtttggcttagtattgggcctgtttaagagaagaggggtgtatgtaaggaaattgggaggtgcaagggtaaaagttacctgtttggcccatctgtacattattttccaaataaaacctgattttgggccttgaattgccatttggaccaataaaacttatattctcagctgcacaaataaacattagaacatccaagaataatttatgtgctaaaacttactttttacgtctctttatttcccaaacccaataattccaatcatcacaaattcacttaaaatcaaccatttaaacacaattatcccatcaaaattttaattttcaaacataaatgtgggtataaatatgcactcatcagtgACACCCTTTGTCGTCATTTGCCTGAGCGTGTGCTGAGGCAATTTGGGTTTCAGCAAGACATTCCACGATCACCGACTACGGTtccagatgcagatgtagtggccATTAATCATGTTTGGTTGCACTTCAGAGCTCACGTTGTGAGTAATGTCAGACATGCAGCATCCCCTTCTGACTGTGTCGATGGGTACATTCAGTGGTTCAGGAGGGTTTCGCATCcttatattattgttgttgtagaTGACGCGCGACCGGCTCTTGCGCCTAGATAGCGCCCCGATGTTCCACAGCAGGCACGACCCCATCGTAGATCGTCTCCACCTTCACCATCTGGCGCCCtggtatgttatttttcattgcttatattattaaattttgatcaccttgtttatttaattgtttgatataattataatgcagGCTAGATTTAGGCGAATGGCGAGAATGTTACAGTCCTTGATATCGTGTCGTCATGTCACCGAGGGTACTGTTGCACATCAAGTGTCAGTGGACCTGCTTCAGATTGCTAATGAGGGCATCGACGAATATTCCCCAACTAGGAGAGGGCAGAGGCATGTGCGTGGTAGACGGTCGACGTCTAATTGATAGGActttgtatttcattttttcattatgtATTACAGgactttatatttcctttttctcattatatattatttgacatcatattttctttgtatttgtaatagacatttataatttcttataatttcaatgttttcattttgagttacatgttcttttatattggttatatagatgatcaaatatttatatgtttaagtggaaaaaaaataagaacttaattaacaacaactaatataaatatcagGAATactgataatataaatatcttcatacataaataaatactacataaatatcacgaataataataatataaatatcacgaATAATGACAATAAGtacttaaataacaaaatataatagtgtatttttacatatcttcatacataatataaatatcatgaaTCACCTAAGTCAACATAAGATGTTGTTATGTCCATCAACTGTTCAAATGCGTGCATCCTACTAGTATAAATAGATGACCACGCTCGTGCCTCAGGATAACAGTGGGTTGAGGACATGATATTCACCATGGACAACGGACAACCTTCTTGTATCTTAACCTGCATTatacaaattacaataattaattgagtgataagtaattttaaaatgaaatcataaaaaaatgcaCTTACCTGTACAAAATGACATCCATGAACATGTCCTATACAAATTAAGCGATGTTGAGTGATATCAGAAGGTGGTGTGGAACGTAGTGGGAAGATAGTATAATTTTGAGAGTATGACAAACACACTAAGATAACGTTATACCGGTTAGCAATTGCATAACCAATGTCTGGTAATGTCATCCACTTGCTCATGTTAGCctattatgaataaaagttgttagaaaaaaaatgtaataaataaactaCATAAAACGGGAAACACTTACCGCCGACAGTGATTGCACCAACAAAGAGTTTCTCAGTTCTTCTAGTCTATCATAGCCTCCTACTAGGCTTGCATATTCATCACGCCATGCACTGAGTTCTTTGTACAACTCATTCCTGACAACgggccatgaatcttctccgAGTCCTAACAACGCAGCAATGCATCTATACCCACAGTGACCATCATccacaacatcaacaacgtcCACAATGAAGGGGTGAGTAGTAGAATGAAACTGGTCTATCATTGGAACTCTCCTTTTCTTCATTACTTTTGGCTTTGATTGTAATTTACTTCTCACAGATGAAGATTCTATGGTTGAATGAAAGGCATCCACATACTCAAAATATGATGGATCCCGCGTAGTAGACCTTTCACTTCGtttaactttacttttttgTGCACCCTTTGTCTTGACTTTATGTAATGGAGGGACCATTGATGTCAATGTAGGACAAACAATCTCAAGTAAATTCTGCTTGATGGTGACTTTACCGCCAATGTCAACCTCATTGAATCGTTCTTCTACTTGTTTCAACTCATCTTTAATGGATAACTGAGGCTcagtttcatttaattcaacatttgagAAATGCAATCTTCGCCACATGATATGAAATTCACCTATAGGGATCATCCTAGGATCATATCGTGCTAATTCACATGCACATGGGACACCAAATGTACGTCTCAATACGCATCCACACTATGAGGAGTCCAATCCTATCTGCTGcactattttcaattccttAGCAATAAGATCCAATGCATATCGAGACACACGCCTAATAAGTTCTCTATATCTGTAGCCTTTAAAATGGTCACTCATGAGCaacaaactactttcaaatgacgccttaatcttgttgtgttgtaGACGTTATGAATATTATCCCAACAAGAACACAAATCACCCATACTATTGCCCAGAACTTTCTTCAGGCTCCAATGAGCAGATTCAAccctgaaacaaaaaaaaaaccttcaacaagtacaaataaatatttatctataaaacaaataaataaaataacattacaacatacctatttgtggttgtgttccCTAAATGCATTACTTTGTTCGTCCAGAACTTTACAAAGTATGTGCTGTACGGAATAATCCAAGTctgattcacatattcaaagaacaaagGCCATGAACTGCTTGCGTATTGAAAACCATTCACATACTCAGCAAACAAGCTTTCATCAGCACAATCCATCACA from the Vigna angularis cultivar LongXiaoDou No.4 chromosome 3, ASM1680809v1, whole genome shotgun sequence genome contains:
- the LOC108324524 gene encoding uncharacterized protein LOC108324524; the protein is MWRRLHFSNVELNETEPQLSIKDELKQVEERFNEVDIGGKVTIKQNLLEIVCPTLTSMVPPLHKVKTKGAQKSKVKRSERSTTRDPSYFEYVDAFHSTIESSSVRSKLQSKPKVMKKRRVPMIDQFHSTTHPFIVDVVDVVDDGHCGYRCIAALLGLGEDSWPVVRNELYKELSAWRDEYASLVGGYDRLEELRNSLLVQSLSAANMSKWMTLPDIGYAIANRYNVILVCLSYSQNYTIFPLRSTPPSDITQHRLICIGHVHGCHFVQVKIQEGCPLSMVNIMSSTHCYPEARAWSSIYTSRMHAFEQLMDITTSYVDLGDS